CTCCTCCAGCTCGGCGAGCCGACGCAGCAGGGCCGCCCGCTCGTCACCGGAGCGAGAGCCCCGACGCCCTTCGGGGGTCTTCCTGGGTGCCTTGGGCATGGGTCTCCGAATCACCCCGCCACGTGGGTCCAACGAGGGGGGCGCATGCTAGGCGCAACCCGTGAAATGACGCGGGAATTCACCCGGAGGTGTGACTACCGGACAGTCCCGGCCCACCGCCCCGAGGCGTGGCTCAGCCGAGGCCCAGGGCCTGCTCCACCTGCACCGCCCGGTGGGCGTACGTGTGCTCGGCCAGGACGCGGCGGCGCGCCGCCTGCCCCAGGTCCCTCACGCCGTCGTCCGTGAGACACAGCACCGCCTCGGCCACCTCCAGGCCATCCTGTGCCACCAGACACTCGCGCCCCGGCTCCAGGAAGAGCCCGATGCCCTCCCACGCGTCGGTAATCAGACAGGCGCCCGCGGCCGCGGCCTCGAAGAGACGCGGGGCCGGCGAGAAACCGAAGCGCGCCATGCCATCCCGGCTGACGTCGAGCACCGAGCGCGCCGAGCAGCGCAGCGCGTTGTGCTCCCGGAGCGGCACGGGGCCCACGTACCGCACATTGGAGGGCCGCGGCCGGTCTCCCCAGCCCTCACCGCCCAACAGGAAACGCTTGTCGGGCAGCAGGTCCGCGGCGCGCAGGAAGAAGGACTCCACGCGCCGCTCCAGGTCCGGCAGCCGGTCATCCAGCAGCGCCAGGTCACAGTCGAAGCGGTGCTCCGCCCTCACCGGCTCGTGCGCGTCCGGGTCCACCGCGCTGTAGATGGGAACACACTCGCGGGCCCCGAGGTCGCGGTAGGCCAGCACCACCGGGTCTCCTCCGCCCTGCGTGAAGACGCGGTCATAGCGCGGCACGAGCGCCCGGAAGGCGTCCTCCGGGTTTCCCGCCATGCGCTCCAGGGTGACGGGAGCGTCCAGGTCCCAATAAATCACCTGGGTGCGGCCGGACTGGAGCTCCAGCACGCGGGCATTCAGCCAGTCGTCGAAGACGCCCACGTTGCTGGCCTTCACCACCACGTCCGCGTCCCGGGCCTCCTCCAGACAGCGCTCGAGACCGGCGGTGCCCTCCACCGAGTACACCACCACCGTCGCCCAGTCCGGGGCCACCGGCAGGTCGCGGTGACGCTGACGCTCGGGGAGCGCCGGCTCGTAGAACGTTATCTGGTGGCCTCGGGCGTGGAGGGCCTTGAGCAGGCCGCGGTAGTACATGGCGGCTCCGTTCCACCAGGCGGAGACGAGGCTCGCGCCAAAGAAGGCGATCCGAAGTCCGTGGCTGCGCATACGACATCCTTTCCCGCTCGAACCGGCCCCCCAGTCCAGTCTCGACGCCCACCCGACAGTCGCCGCTCAGGTGGCCCGCGCCAGCTGGGGCTGGACGGCGGACACCCCCCCGGACTCACGGTCCAGGTCGGCATAGACCGCAAGGTAGGCATCCGCCATGCGATCCGGGGAGAACTCCAATGCACGTGTCCGTGCAAGGGTGGACATCCGGCTGCACAGCACGGGCTCCGACACCAGCCGGCGCAGGGCGCGCGCGAGCATGTCGGTGTCCTCCGGTGGAACGAAGACGGCCGCGTCCTCCCACACCTCGCGCAGGGAGGGGATGTCTCCCAACACCAACGCACACCCGGCGAGCGCGGCCTCCAGCACCGGCAAGCCAAAGGGCTCGTAGCGCGCGGGCAGCACGTAGATGGAGGCCCGGCCCATGTAGCCGGCGAGCTCCGCCTGGGGCAGCAGCCCCAACGCGCGCACATAGCGGGCACGCACCTCGCCGCCATCAGGGTGCTGGGCGCTGCCAGCCACGAGCACCGGCCAGTCCAGCCGGGGCGCCACCGTCTCCAGCACCTCCAGGTTGCGCGCCTCGTCCCACAGCTGGCCCGTGGCGAGGATGAAGGGCTCGCGCACGGGGCCGGGCGGGAAGTCCTCGTGGCGGCGCGCATGGGGGATGACCCCGGAGGAGCGCAGGGGCCCGTAGTGCCGCGACAGGGACGCCAGCAGCTCGGCCGTGGGCGCCACCACGTGGCCCGCGGCGCGCAGCCCCCGCGTCACCTCCCAGCGGTAGCGCAGATCCCGCTCCAGCGACGGCTCCCCCTTCACCGCCTCCCACCACGACAGCGGGCAGGCGTGGGCCACCACCAGCGGCCGGTGCTTCCAAGGCAGCGCGGCGTGACAGTAGCCGTTGAGGTGCACCGCGTCCGGCTGGAGGCGGGACTCCAACTCCAGCAGCCACTCCCCCGCCGCCGCCACGTCCTCCCAGGCGTCCTCGGGGCCCTCGAGCCGCCAGGTGCTCTGCTCGACGGTGAGCCCCGGCACGCCCCGCACCTGGGCCCACTGGAGCGCGGTGAGCGGGGTGCCCTGGACGGCCAGCGTCACCTCCACGCCCCGGCGGCCCAGCGCCCGGCTCAGCTCCAACGCGTACGTCCACACACGGCCCGTGGTACTCGCCGTCATGAGCACGCGGCGCACCTCCCCGGACACGCCCGGGCGCGCGGAGACGGTGGCAGGCAGCGAGGAAAGTTCGCGCATGGGTATAAGCGGTAACACACCCGCGACCCCGATCCAGACGGGGGGGCCCCCTGAAGCCCCGGCTGCTGAACGGATCAACGCCCCGGATGCTCTCGGGTCAACGTCTCCGCCGTACGAAACCGGACAGGGCGCTCCCGGGGCCCGAAAACGTTCTTGTCACACCAGGCGGCGCGCCGGGGCGCGCGGCCGATGGCGGAGTCGAGGGACAGGATGAACAGGTGAAGGCGGGCCCGAGGCACCTCGCGAAGACCCGGCTGGAGCGAAACATGGCGGTGCTGTCCCTTGCTCCAGCAGACCGAGCAGTGACTCAGCAACTCAGCAGCAGACAATTCCGCTCGAAAGGTCCGCACGGAACTCAACGAGAGCCCTCCCATCAGTCGTCCAGGACCGGAGGGCCAGTAGCGGAACAATCGCGTATCTCCCTATCCTAGCGCACCTACATCGGAGACAAGAATAGCCTGATTAGGCCTGAATATACCGAGGTGGGTTGGGAAGTGTTTGGGATGGTGTGTGGGGGGGGTTCGCCATGATGTGGAACAAACGTTCTCTTGTATTGGCTGCAGGGTTGACACTTGCCGCTTCGGCTGCGGATGCAGCTCCCACCCTGTATCCCCGGGCTGGGAATCGCCTCCAGCAGGTGAAGAACAAGACAAAGGCCGCCGTACTCGCCGACCACGCGGATCCGAACACGCTCTACGTCATGCCGCCGCAGGCGGGCTCCGCCTCGCTTTCCAACGCCTTCTACTCGGCCAACACGGGCTTCTGCTCCGAAATGAGAGATCTCCAGGGCACGAGCAAACTCCTGGGCGGGGAAATCAAAAGAATCGCATTGAAGCTCAAGGGTCACGAGGCCGAGCTGGAGAAACTCCGGCGCCAGAAAGCCGCCTACGACAAGGAAGCGGCGAAGTACTATGAGGACCCGCTCGTCCAACAAGTGTCGGGCCTCGAGTTCCGGATCTCGGATACCGAGGAGCGCATCGATGACCTCCGGGAGAGACTCGCGGAATGCGAGACCCAGGCGTGCACCGAAGACCTCCAGGAGGACATCCGCGTACTGAAACAGGAGCGGTCGAATCTCAAGGCCGAGTTGGCCCGGCTCTCGAAGAGGGCGGGTGAGAACCTGCGCCAATACAAGAAGCTGACCAAACAGGCCGAAGCGGTTGCCCTGGCAATGGATGACATCTACGCCCAGCACACCAAGGCTCTCTCGCAGATAGTCACCCTCAAAGGGCAAATCATCGCGATGTATGACAGTTACGCGAAGCTCGAGGGTGGGCATTCGAGCATCACCTTCAATACCCGATGGGACGCGAGCGTCGAGCAACTCCGGAGGGAAAACGATGGCTTCAACGTCATGAAGCTCCCGACGCAGAACGTGAACGTGAACATCTCCATGCTGCCCGGTGCCGGAGATGACTCTCAGCTGGCTTCAGCGGGCACCATGTTCCGGGGGTATACGGTCAACGGTGTGAAGTTCGACCCGAACAAACCCACCCTCACCCTTCCCGCCCACCCGGAGATGTTTCAAGCAACGGTCTTCATGACGTTGCTGTCCGCCTGTCCTCAGCTGCACCCTGAATATTTCGACATCCCAAAGGGACAGCAAGGCCTGCCGCTCTACGGCTTGACAGCGGCCTACGAGTATCCGTCCACATTCCTGACACACGTCAAGGCTTCATACAACCTCTGGAAGATATACGAGTACATGAAGAAGGTCTCGGTCCACGGCGGGTTCTTCAGCACCTCGTCCAAGACCGAGGTCTTCGAGACCAACCAGGCTGACAGCGGCTTCACCCTGCAATGGTTCGACGACAGTGGCATGACGGAGGAGCAGCGCAATGCCATCGTCCGTGAGATCAAACTCGAGCTCATGTTCGACGTCATGCGGATGATGGGTGTGCCCACCTACGACGCCGCCTCCAAGGTGAACGACCCACCCCCTCCCCCCGCCAGCGGAGCCGTCGTGCTGGCCGAGGGCGTACAATCCACCTGTGGTTGGTACAGCTTCTACTGCGGCGGTGTGGCCTGGTTCCTCAAAGGGCTGAACGCCATCTTCGGAAGCACCGAGACGGAGACCCAGTTCCGGCAGTCGTACAATTATCAGGCAAGCCGGGAGTACAGGACGGATCGAATCCTGTACCGGCCAGGCGTCACCGTGTTCGAGAAAGACGCCCTGGATGCATCCAGGCCCCGGTAACGCGTAGCGCACCGACTGTCGCCCAGCGGCTTCCACGCCTTGGAAACCCGGTTGGCCATCCGGCTCGCCAAGAGCCGCCATGCCAGCCGGGCTTGCCTTGCCGGACGAGCATCGCCGTCGAAAGGAGACCTCATGATCAAGCGTAAGCCCTACCTGCTGTTGCTCCTGTGCATGGCCCCCACGGCAACTCGAGCGGCGGACCCGCTCCATTCCGTGTTCGAGGTAGGAGGGAGAAGCTACGCTGTTTATGTGAAGCACGAGCGCGGCCTCGTGCTTCCCGCGGCGGCGGAGAGCGAGCTGGTGCGCGAGCCTCGAGCGCCACTGCCCGACTGCGGGACCCTCAATGACACCATCGCGGCATGGAGCAGTGCCATCCAGGACTGCCGCAGTGGGAGAGCGGTTGCCTGCAACAGTGTACAGACGCTGGTGGATGCACTGCGCACGGACGAGGACATGTTCGGGACTGGCTCACTCCGGCAATCGTGGAGCATCGGGGCCGAGCTCCCATCCCCAGAAGAGCCGGGCCCGATGGTGCGCGCGGAGGCCGCCCGATTGACGGGGCTCCCAGAGAGCCAGATCGCCTATCACCTGGGAATTCCCTCCTCCCATCGCCCGTCCACCGCCACGGTCTCCGTTGCAGCGCAAGGGCGCTCCGCAGCAAGCCGCCTCGCTGGGCTCATCACCTACAATCCCGTCACCTTCACGAGCACCCAGAAAGCCTTTCTCACCAGTGACAACATTCTCACCTGTGGGCTCCTGGACGGCGACGTGAAGCTTCTCTGGACGCAGGATGGAGAGCTCTCCGTGGGGGCACGCCCGGGCGTACTCAGCGCAGCCCAACTCTGGGACATCTACCAGCAGATACAAAGCATGGGCGCAATCAACGGCACGACCCCCTCACGACGTGCCTTCCATATGGGGTCGCGTATCGGAGCAGCCCTCAAGAAAGCGCGGATCTCCCTCGATGACCTCGAAGCCAAGGTAGATCTGGTCATTGACGCTCTCTTCTCCATCAGCACCCTGGAGCTCCGCACGGACATCACCCGTGAACAATTGGAGAGCAGGTTCGGGGGTGGAGTGAAGTTCCAGGTTTCCATGCCCTGGAAATCAGCAGGCAGCAGGTAGTCACGACTCCGCGCGCGAGGAGAACGCCGTCATGGGAGCTGGAACAAGGCTATTTCTGGGGGCAGTCATCGTCACGACGGGAACGCTTGGAGCAGTCCGCTGGGCCACGAGCGAACCTCCATCGGAGATGCACACCAGCGGAATCACGGAAGCTGACCCCGTCCCGGAGAAGGACGCGGACGCGAGCAGGGGACAAGAGTCAAGTCCACCCGTCCCTCGCTCCGCTTCCGTCCCGCCCACGCCTTCACTGCGGAACGAAGGCGCACCACGAAGACCTGCCTCTCCACCACAGGCCCCCTCCTTCGATGAGTTCGTACGGGCCTACACGGACTTGAGCCCACGGCAAATCGACGACATGCTGGCGGGCATCCAGAGCGAACTGGACCGGCATGGCCTCATCCAACGGGCCAACGCCAATGCCTTGTCCAGTTCGGAAATGGAGGATCTCCGCCTCCTCCTCCGCAAACAGAACGCACTCTACGCGCTGAAGGCTCAGCATGTGTTGAGGAATCCTGTTCAGGAATCACGCTGAGCCTTGCTCACCACCCAAGACCCCATAGCTTTCCGCGCCGTCAATCCACGGGAGGATTCAAATGATTCGCTGCCGGGTGGTTGGGTCGGTTGTCCTATATACAGCGCTGCTCGGGGGATGCGGTGCTTGCGTCCAGGACAACGTTCAAGGAACAGGCGAGGAACACCCAGGACCCGGAGCCGTGACTCCAGCGAATCCCAGATTCTCCCCCGCCTTCAGCGAATGTCTGGACAACCATTCCGCACGACCCGAAGCCAATATGGTGCTCTCCGTCCGCGAGATTGCGTCTCGAGCGGCCACGGTGTCCATCTGGTGCGAGCCTTCGGCGGAGGAACTCGACGAATATAGTCGCGCGCTCTGCGGCCAATGAACCAGGTACTGGGCGGCTCAAGGGCTCGCGCGGACACCGGCATCGCGCCGCTCCCAGACATCCGGGCCGCCCTGTCCCTCCGCCGGAAAGCGGCGGATGAAACGCTCGCGCAACCACTGCTGGCTCTGTGCGGAGAGCTGCCACGCGCCGCGCCACCCCAACACCACATAGCGGCAGCGCTCCAGCACGTGAAGGATGCCGCGCTGCGAGGCGCTCGCGGAGAAGGCCGCCTGCGTGCTCGCGAAGTGCTCACCCGAGCCGAGCGCGTCCTGGAGCATCAGCGCGTAGGCGTCCACCACCACGGGTACACCGGGAAGGCGCGGAGGCAACCGTCCCCCGGTGAGGCCCCAGGCGGGCTCGAAGGCGCAGACGGGAGCGTCGGCGGGCACGGCGTGGCGCAGGTACCGGCCGAGCGCCGGCAGGTCGGGCGCACGGGCCCGGAGTCCCTCGCGCAGGTGCCTGGCGGACACGAGCGGCACGGCCACGGCCAGCAGCACGGGCACGGCCCTCGCCCACGTGCGGCCCCGGGCCGGGAGCCACCCGTGGAGCGCCGCGGCGCCGAGCCCCGCCAGCACCGCCTCCGAGGCGGCGAGGTGGGCGTTGTACTGGTTCCAGTAGCTCGGCGAGGCGAGGAACGCGGCCACGGTGAGGACATAGGCCACGGCGAAGAATCGCTCGGTGGCGCGCGCGGGCCCGGAGGCGCGGAAGGCGCGCACCAGGGCCACCAGCAGCCCGAGGAGCGCGAGTCCCACGCCCACCAGCCGCCGCTCGTGGAGGATGTCGTGCAACCGGACGAGGCGATTCGGCTCCCCGTCCCCGGGGCGCAGGGACTGGAAGAGGAAGACGTCCTCGAGGAAGCGCGAGGGCGAGGCCGCGACGAAGGGCCCCACCAGGAGCAGCACGGTGGCCCCGGCCATGAGCGCGAGCCCGAGCTGGGAGCGCCACGCGGCGCGAGGGGAGCGGGACAGCAACGCGGCGGCGAGCCAGATTCCACCCAGCACCTTCACCGAGATGGCGAGGCCGCAGAGCGCTCCGGCCCAGAGCCACCGGCGGGACGCACGGCCGTCCTCGGGAGCGTCGAGCCAGACATTCGCCAGGGCCAGACACGCGAGGTTGAGCACGGGCTCCAGGAAGGGGCCGCGCTCGACGATGACCAGCTCGGGGTAGGTGGCGTAGACGAGCGCCCCCACGAGGCCCGCCACGGGCCCCCAGGCGCGCAGGCCGAGCCGGCCCACCAGGAAGACATTGAAGGCCCCCACCCCGGCGGCCAGCCACCGGGCGAGGACGAAGCAGGTGGCCGCGTCCCACCCGGAGGCGAGCGCGGCGGCCGGGCTCCACAGCAGCAGCGCGCCCGGAGGGTGGACGAAGATGAAGTCCCGGTACGGCAACAGCCCCTCGAAGAGCAGCGCCGAGGCGGTGAAGTAGACGCCCTCGTCGTAGTCCACCGGGTAGCCGAAGGCGCCATGCCGGTTGAAGAAGGGCAGCACGCGCAGCACCCACGCGCCCACCGCCAGCACGGCCAGCGCCCACCCCGCACGCCGGTTCCGGGTGCCGTCCTCCAGGACTGGCGATGACTGCGAGGTCGGGCTCATCGAGACGGGCGCGGAGCGTAACAGCGCACGCCAGGGAGCCCAAGCACGGCGCTCGGCTCAGTGGGTGAGGACCTCGAGGGCCCGCCGGTAGTAGGCCTCGCGGTGCGCGAGCCCGTTGAAGCCCCCGTTGATGCGGCGGGTGAGCTCCCGGAAGTCGCCCGCGTCCGCGAGCGCGTTGAGTCCCCGGCTCGTCCAGAACCAGGCCGCGACGCGGAAGCCCACATCGACATCGGCGGCACGCTCGGGATGGGCCTCCAGATCGACGCCCAGGACACGGCCCGCGGCACGGTAGTTGGTCCGGCCGGTGAGCTGGATGGGACCACGGCCCTTGTACCGCCTGCCATCGCCGAGCTGCGTGTTGCCCAGGTCCTGGCGGCCCTCGTACGCCTCGCCGGAGGCGAGCTCCTCGAAGTAGCGCAGCTCCCCGCTCTCATGGGCGAGCTGGGCGAGGAAGGCCGCCTGACGCTGCGGGGTGACGATGTCCGCCTCGACCATCGCCGCGTCGAGGTGAGGCAGACACTCGCGGGCACGGGCGTCCGACACCCTGGGCATGATCTCCCGGAGCTGCTTCTCGTTGAGTCTCGCGCTGATGGGGACCTCGGGAGGCTCCCCCTCGACGTGGACGCCGAGCGCGGTCCAGGTCCGCGTCCCGACGATTCCATCCGCGACCAGGCCCCTGGACTGCTGGAAGGCCTTCACGGCGGCCTCGGTCCTCCGGCCGAAGACGCCATCGGCCACCCCCCCATCGAAGCCGGCCGCCAGGAGCTTGCGTTGCAACTCGGCGACCTCCGGGCCGCGCGACTCCAGACGCAACTCCCGAGGGGTGGTGGAAGATTGAAGGGACGAGATGTCGAGCGAGGGGGGCATCGGAAACCTCCGCGTGGGACGCCACATCCCCGGTGGAGTGGGGCCGGCGGATTCGTGAACGGCCCCGCGGGCTGGACCCGGCGATGAATCACTCGCTCTACCAGTGAGCAACAGAGGAAACGGTTGGACGGTCCGCTGTGCGGCACGAATAGTCGCCACGTGAAAACGACATCACCCTGGAGGCTCATAGCGGTAGGCCTCGGCTTCTTCCTTGCCTCGTGCAGTGCGCCCCGCGCCTCGCTCCCTACCCCCACGAGCGCTCAGGAGCTTTCCCGCTCCGTGCTCATCCTCGAGAAGACACCGGGCGGGCAGATCACCCACTCGTGGGAGCCCCTGAGCAGCTTCGACCTGTCGAAGTTGCCCTACCGGGCGAGCAGCACCACCGTGGAAGGTCCCATCGTCCGCGCGGCCTGGACTCGCGATTGCGAGGAAGAGTCAGACGCCTGCATGGACATGTGCAGGAAGTCGCTCAGGGGCCGCAACTGGAGTCACGCGAACAAAGGCTCGAAGGAAGAGGACTGTCGCCGTAGATGCAGACCCGCATATCTTGGCTGCTGCCAGCTCCGCGAACAGGCCGAAGCCCTGAAATTCACTGCCGCCGATAACGCAGTCCTCTGGTTGAAGCAGCATCATGAAGAACTGTTGGTGGGAACCGTCGTCATCATCACTGGAGTGGCATTCATCGTGACCGTTGTGGGCAGCGGGGGCACCACCCTGGTCCTCGTACCAGCCCTCCTGCTAGTGTCCTCCGAAACTCCTATCGTCCCCCAGCTCGCGCAGGTGAAGCCATGACCTACCGGCCCCTTCCATACGAGCTGTACGACACACAGGAGGCGATTGGGAAACAATGGAGCGCTCATCCATCTCCTGAGCACAGGCGGCTCCTTGGATTGGCACGAGATGCGCTCCGCTTCGTTTTCGCGACTGGCCAACCGTATCGTTTCGAGGACTTCCGTAAGGGCCTCGAGGCTGGTGCGCGCCTACCACTGGGAACCATCGAACTCCCTCGAAATGAATTCGCGAGTCTCGAGGAGCGACTGAACAGCACGAGGGATTTCCTCACGAGGCGCCGCGACGAGGCCGAGTCCACCCGAGAGAAGGAAGTGCTCCAGGCCATTGTGGACACACTCCATTTCATCTCCGTGACCGGGCAGCATCAGGAATTCAGTGAGTATCTCGAGCACCTCGAGGCGGATGCACCTCCGTATGCCATTGCCTCGTTCGAGACGAAGGAGGCGGCGGAAGCATGGCTCGAGAATCAGCCCATTCCTCCCGATTCCGCCACCGTGCTGATCGCGAATGCCTACCACTACGTCATCCATGACGAGCGCGTGGGCATCTTCCGTCTGCCGCGCATCCGCGACCTCGAATACCACCTCGCCGATCTCAAGCAGAGGCATCCCCCCGTCGCCGTCGCGTCCTTCGCCACTCTTGAAGAAGCAGAGGCGTGGCTGAAGGCACAGCCCACGCCCGCCAGATGGGCCTGGGTGTCCATCGCGGGTGAGCCCTACCTCGCCGTGTATCACCCCAACATCAACCACCGCGCCCTCTACCCGCTCTCCATGGCCGATGGTTACGAGGTGGAGGAGGAGGAGGAGCCCGACGAGCCGTAGGCGCGGTTCCAGGTTCCCCCCGTCTTCGAGGCGAACATCCGCGCGCATTCCGGCTTGACCTCGCAGGTTCGGCGGCGGGAAGGTCCCGGCTCATGCTGCCCACCCTCTGCGGTCACCTCGCCCTGCTCGCCGCCCTGTCCGCGGACCCGCTGGACCTCCCGCCTCCCCAGGTCACCTCCCCGCGACTCCGCCCGACACAGCAGGTGATTCCAGAGGTCACCTCCGCACCGGCCCCACGGGGCCACACCGCCCCGGGCCTCCCCTCCACGTTCCGCTTCGTCCCCCCGCTCGACCCGGCGGCCCTTGGCCAGCGGGGCGGCGAGACGAACTCCCTCACCGTGACACCCGAGCCCGGGACCGCACGGCCCGAAGCCACGCACACCGAGGAGCCCCCGGTCCGGCCCGAGGACTCCCGCGCCCACGAGGAGCCGGGACTGCTCGTGCGGCTGGTGCTCTCGGGACAGCTGCGCCAGGGCGGCGTCACCGTCGCGTGGTGGAAGGGCACCCGCGAGCCAATCGCCGAGGCCCAGCTCTTCGTCGAGGAGAGAACCCTCTACCTCGCCGAGACGCTGGCCGTGGTGGCCATGACACTGGAGCTGTCCCCGGCGGCCACGAAGCCCTGGGCACCGGGCGAGGCATGGCTGCTGGATGCGCGAGGCGACGTGGTGGGCCGCTTCCCGGTGTGGATGGAGGGGACACGGCTCGGCCCGGGGGAGAAACGCACCGTGGCCTTCGAGGTGGAGCGCGTCCCCGGCACGGCCCCCCAAAAACTCCGGCTGGAGCTGCGGGAGCGGGACGGTGGGCACACCGTGCAGGCCGGAGACCTGAAGCTGTGAACGGGGAGCGATTGGACATGAACGGGCCCATCCTGAACGTGGCCTGGCTCGAGCCCGGCACGGTGGTGGCCGGCTGGCGCCTCGGGGAGAAGCTGGGAGTAGGTGGTTACGGGGCCGTCTACCAGGCGGAGTCGGTGGAGCAGCCGGGCACCTTCTGCGCCATCAAGGTGTTCCTCAACCCCGCGGACGTGCGGGCCGGACGCGAGGCCGCCCTGTTGATGGACAAGGCGGTGCACCCCAACGTGGTGCGCTGCCTGGGCACCGGCCGCTGGCCGCACCCGGCCCGGGGGTACCCCTTCCTGGTGCTGGAGTTCGTGCCCGGCCTGCCTCTGCACCTCTGGGTGGAGCAGAACAACTCCGACTTCGCTCGCCTGGCGTACGTGGGCGCGGAGGCCGCCCTGGCGCTGGGCACGCTGCACAAGCGGGGTGTCCTGCACCGCGACCTCAAGCCCGAGCATCTACTCATCCGGGAGACGGACACGCGTCCCGTGCTGGTGGACTTCGGCTCGGGCGACTACGAAGGAGCGGGCACGCTCACGGAGACGCCGCTGCCCCCGGGCACCGCCCACCTGCGCAGCCCCGAGGCCGCGTGCTTCTGGCTGGCCCGGGAGGACAACCCCCGGGCGCGCTACACCTACGGCCCGGCGGACGAGCTGTACGCGCTGGGGGTGTGCCTGTACCGGGCGCTCACGGGGCACTACCCCTTCCCGCCCGTGGACCTGAAGTTCATGCTGTACCTGGACATCGCGCACCGGGAGCCGGTGGCGCCCATCGACGTCAACCCCCGGGTGCCCCGCGCCTTCAGCGACGCCGTCATGCGGCTGATGGCCCGGCACCCCGAGACGCGCTACCGCGATGGCGAGGAGACGCACGCGGCCCTGCTGGCGGCCGTCACCTTCGGAGGGCGCGAGCCCTGGGAGGCCAGCGTCTTCGCGTGGGACGAGTCACCCGCGGCGGAGGGCCCGGAGGGAGCGGTCACCTCCAAGCGGAGCATCCGCCGGCCTCCCCCACCTCCCGTGCGGGAGCAGCCCCCACCGTCTCCGCCCCCGCCGTCCCCGGAGCGGCTCCGGCGCTGGCGGAAGGCCCCGCTCGCGGGACTCGCGGCCCTGGTGGCCCTCGCGGCGGCGGTGCTCCTCACACCGCAGGTGACGAGGTGGAGCGAGCGGGAGCCCTCCACGCCCTCGTCCCCCCACCCCACCGCCGAGGTCACCAGGAAACACCCGCCCGCAGCGGTTCAGGAAGTGGCGCCCGGGACCGA
The sequence above is drawn from the Archangium gephyra genome and encodes:
- a CDS encoding CgeB family protein, yielding MRSHGLRIAFFGASLVSAWWNGAAMYYRGLLKALHARGHQITFYEPALPERQRHRDLPVAPDWATVVVYSVEGTAGLERCLEEARDADVVVKASNVGVFDDWLNARVLELQSGRTQVIYWDLDAPVTLERMAGNPEDAFRALVPRYDRVFTQGGGDPVVLAYRDLGARECVPIYSAVDPDAHEPVRAEHRFDCDLALLDDRLPDLERRVESFFLRAADLLPDKRFLLGGEGWGDRPRPSNVRYVGPVPLREHNALRCSARSVLDVSRDGMARFGFSPAPRLFEAAAAGACLITDAWEGIGLFLEPGRECLVAQDGLEVAEAVLCLTDDGVRDLGQAARRRVLAEHTYAHRAVQVEQALGLG
- a CDS encoding glycosyltransferase; its protein translation is MRELSSLPATVSARPGVSGEVRRVLMTASTTGRVWTYALELSRALGRRGVEVTLAVQGTPLTALQWAQVRGVPGLTVEQSTWRLEGPEDAWEDVAAAGEWLLELESRLQPDAVHLNGYCHAALPWKHRPLVVAHACPLSWWEAVKGEPSLERDLRYRWEVTRGLRAAGHVVAPTAELLASLSRHYGPLRSSGVIPHARRHEDFPPGPVREPFILATGQLWDEARNLEVLETVAPRLDWPVLVAGSAQHPDGGEVRARYVRALGLLPQAELAGYMGRASIYVLPARYEPFGLPVLEAALAGCALVLGDIPSLREVWEDAAVFVPPEDTDMLARALRRLVSEPVLCSRMSTLARTRALEFSPDRMADAYLAVYADLDRESGGVSAVQPQLARAT
- a CDS encoding ArnT family glycosyltransferase, with the translated sequence MSPTSQSSPVLEDGTRNRRAGWALAVLAVGAWVLRVLPFFNRHGAFGYPVDYDEGVYFTASALLFEGLLPYRDFIFVHPPGALLLWSPAAALASGWDAATCFVLARWLAAGVGAFNVFLVGRLGLRAWGPVAGLVGALVYATYPELVIVERGPFLEPVLNLACLALANVWLDAPEDGRASRRWLWAGALCGLAISVKVLGGIWLAAALLSRSPRAAWRSQLGLALMAGATVLLLVGPFVAASPSRFLEDVFLFQSLRPGDGEPNRLVRLHDILHERRLVGVGLALLGLLVALVRAFRASGPARATERFFAVAYVLTVAAFLASPSYWNQYNAHLAASEAVLAGLGAAALHGWLPARGRTWARAVPVLLAVAVPLVSARHLREGLRARAPDLPALGRYLRHAVPADAPVCAFEPAWGLTGGRLPPRLPGVPVVVDAYALMLQDALGSGEHFASTQAAFSASASQRGILHVLERCRYVVLGWRGAWQLSAQSQQWLRERFIRRFPAEGQGGPDVWERRDAGVRASP
- a CDS encoding peptidoglycan-binding protein, whose translation is MPPSLDISSLQSSTTPRELRLESRGPEVAELQRKLLAAGFDGGVADGVFGRRTEAAVKAFQQSRGLVADGIVGTRTWTALGVHVEGEPPEVPISARLNEKQLREIMPRVSDARARECLPHLDAAMVEADIVTPQRQAAFLAQLAHESGELRYFEELASGEAYEGRQDLGNTQLGDGRRYKGRGPIQLTGRTNYRAAGRVLGVDLEAHPERAADVDVGFRVAAWFWTSRGLNALADAGDFRELTRRINGGFNGLAHREAYYRRALEVLTH
- a CDS encoding DUF2381 family protein codes for the protein MLPTLCGHLALLAALSADPLDLPPPQVTSPRLRPTQQVIPEVTSAPAPRGHTAPGLPSTFRFVPPLDPAALGQRGGETNSLTVTPEPGTARPEATHTEEPPVRPEDSRAHEEPGLLVRLVLSGQLRQGGVTVAWWKGTREPIAEAQLFVEERTLYLAETLAVVAMTLELSPAATKPWAPGEAWLLDARGDVVGRFPVWMEGTRLGPGEKRTVAFEVERVPGTAPQKLRLELRERDGGHTVQAGDLKL
- a CDS encoding serine/threonine-protein kinase encodes the protein MNGPILNVAWLEPGTVVAGWRLGEKLGVGGYGAVYQAESVEQPGTFCAIKVFLNPADVRAGREAALLMDKAVHPNVVRCLGTGRWPHPARGYPFLVLEFVPGLPLHLWVEQNNSDFARLAYVGAEAALALGTLHKRGVLHRDLKPEHLLIRETDTRPVLVDFGSGDYEGAGTLTETPLPPGTAHLRSPEAACFWLAREDNPRARYTYGPADELYALGVCLYRALTGHYPFPPVDLKFMLYLDIAHREPVAPIDVNPRVPRAFSDAVMRLMARHPETRYRDGEETHAALLAAVTFGGREPWEASVFAWDESPAAEGPEGAVTSKRSIRRPPPPPVREQPPPSPPPPSPERLRRWRKAPLAGLAALVALAAAVLLTPQVTRWSEREPSTPSSPHPTAEVTRKHPPAAVQEVAPGTDAPDTAPAAAPPSPAEVAPAATPPVSQKDDASMKKNGPGSPQPKQRPSPPQTASSDAWKRALLICLVQGGTACAGAQLKPQRGPCPPEALAAMKSLRIGILDGREAWLDVTKPRSNDLDNFADGPIVSSLARDFGDLPEGSVLYGRLWVTGNGTDEEGNKQIFGRWDKAKLPDGREVPVCFNLMNPDGTYESEVGPPGYARLPRRVPLVAVRRFIFED